DNA sequence from the Nitrospinota bacterium genome:
CTTGCGGCGTTCGCGGCGATAGTGGCGAAGTACGGCGGGAAGGAGAGCATGGTCATCGGCGTTCCGGCGGCCAACCGGCTTCGCAAAGAGCTTGAGCCGCTCATCGGGCTTTTCGTCAACACGATTCCCCTGAGGGTGGAGGCCGGACTGGCGCTTTCGTTCAGGGAGCTTGCGGCGCGCACAAGGGAAGTTACGCTGGACTCTTTTTCCGGCCAGCAGGCCCCGTTTGAAAAACTGGTGGACGTCCTCCAGCCGGACCGGAACATGGCGTACAATCCCCTTACGCAGCTTTCGTTCATCCTGCAGGACAAAAACATGGGGACGCTAAAGCTCGGCGGGATCGCCATCGAGCCTTTCCCCACGGAGTGCAACACCGCCAAGTGCGACCTGACCCTTACCGTGCAGGAGGGCGCCGCCGGGCTGGACTGTTTTATCGCCTACGCCTCGGACATTTTCTGCCGCCCCTTCATCACCGGCATGGCCCGCCATTATCAAAACCTGATAGACCGCGCCCTCGGCGAACCGGACCGCCCCGTGGGCCAACTCGACCTTATGGACGGCGAGGAGCGGCGCCTTGCGCTAACGCAATGGAGCGGGGCCGCCAAATGTTCGAGGCACGACGGGCCTCTCGCCCATGAAATGATCGGCCAGGCCGCCAAACGCCATCCTGACGCAATGGCGGTGTCCGATGGAGCGTCGAGCCTCACGTACGCCCAGCTTGACGCGCGGGCGCTTGCCATCGCAAAAAGCCTTGCCGCCCGAGGCGCAGGCCCGGACAAAATAATCGGGATATGCCTGGAGCGTTCAGTTGACCTTATCGCCGCCATACTGGGAGTTTGGAAGGCAGGCGGGGCGTATATGCCGATAGACCCGGATTTCCCTCCGGCCAGGATGAAGTACATGGTGGAGAACTCTGGCGCGGTGGCTGTGATCACATCGTCCACTCTGGAACATGCCGCCGTCGAGGCTGGCGCTCCTCTGGTTTTTATTGATCGCGCATTCAAAACTTCTTCCGAGCCCGTATTTATCCATTCTGCGCGGCCCGAAAACCTGGCGTATGTCATATATACCTCCGGCTCCACGGGCCAGCCCAAAGGGGTGATGATAGAGCATCGCTCCTTAAGAAACCTCGTTCATGCGGTAAATAAGAGCATATATGAACCGTATGAGGGGCGGTTGAACGTGGCGCTTCTCGCTTCGGAAGCTTTTGACGCCTCGGTAAAGCAGATAGCGACGGCCCTTTGCCTTGGCCACACCCTGTTCGTGGTGGACGGGGCCACAAAAAGGGACGACAAGGCGCTCAAGGAGTTCTTCCGCAAACACAGGATAGACATGACCGACTGCACACCGAGCCTTCTTTCCGTGATGATCAACGCCGGGATACCGGGTGACGTGGAGTTGCGCCTGAAACATATAGATGTGGGGGGTGAAGCGCTGACAAAAACCCTTGCCGCAAACTTCCATCGGCGAGCGCTCGGCACGGGAGTCACCCTTACCAACGCCTATGGGCCGGCGGAATGCTGCGTGGACGCGGCGAATTTCAATATTGATTCCTTCGCGCCGGGAGAACGGGGGATTGTGCCCGTGGGGGCTCCTCTTCAGAACGTCCGGATTTACATCCTCGACGGGGAACTTGCGCCTGTCCCGCCCGGTGTGCCCGGGGAGATATGCATCGCCGGCGAGGGGGTGGGCCGCGGTTACATAAACAATCCAGCGCTCACGGCGGAACGCTTCATAGGCCACGGACCGCTGGGCGAGGCGCGGCTTTACCGCACCGGCGATATCGGCAGATGGTCCCATGACGGAATGGTGGAGTTCATCGGGCGCGCCGACGGCCAGGTGAAGGTGCGCGGTTACAGGATCGAGCTGGGGGAGGTGGAGGCGGCGCTAAAGAGCATACCCGGCGTGAAGTCCGCGGCGGTGGCGGCGGTGGAATTGGAGGACGAAACCCGGCGGCTGGAAGCGCTCTTGCAAGTGTCAAGTCCGGTGACCCCCGGCGGGCTGCGCGCAACGCTGCTGGAAACGCTGCCGGAGTACATGGTCCCGTCCCGGTTTTACGTGGTGGACTCCATTTCGCTGAACACAAGCGGAAAACTGGACAGGGGCGCGCTGGCGGCAATGAAAAAAACGGCGCTGGACAGCGGCGAGGAATTCATGGCCCCACGCGGGCAGCGGGAGGAAATTCTCGCGGAAGTGTGGCGGTCGGTCCTGGGGCTTGACAGGGTAAGCATCCGCGACAATTTTTTCACCATCGGCGGCGATTCCATAAAAGCGTTGCAGATAGCCGCCCGGCTGCGCGAAAGGAATTTCGAGATCGCCATACGCGATCTGTTTTCCCGCCCCACCATCGAAGGACTGGAGCCGCTGCTAAAGGCCGTGAAACCCGAGGTGGACGGGGAAAATTCCGCCGATGGCCCTGTTCACCTTACCCCGATACAACTATGGTTTTTCGGCCAGTTCGGCGGGAACAAGGCGCATTTCAACCAGACCCTTCTGCTTGCGGCCAAGGAACGGCTGGACGAGGCCGCCCTGCGCAAAGCGCTGGAGGCCGCGACGGGAAGGCATGACGCGCTGCGCTCCCGGTTCTTCGGGCATGACGGGAAATGGACACAAGAGATTGGCGGGACTGACCGGCCTTTCAGATTGGACGTGGTGGACCTGACGGCCGAGGAGCATCCGGCCGGGGCGCTGAAAAAGCACGCTTCACTTTTGCAGGCCGGGATTGACATGGAACGCGGCCCGCTGTTCAACGCGGCGATCTACAGATTGAAAGATGGCGACAGGCTGTTTATGACCTGCCATCACCTGGTGGTGGACGCCGTCTCATGGCGTTTTATTTTGGAGGACCTTGCCGCAGCTTACCAGCAGGCGTCCAAAGGCATGGCCCCAAAACTGCCGCCCAAACCTTTCCCGCTGAAAAAATGGGCCGCGCAGCTTTCCGCCTCGGCCAGCTCGATTGCGGCAGGCCAGATGGAGCACTGGAGCGAAGTGGAGGCGGAGGCGGTAAAAGCGCCGCGGCTGGCGCCGTTCAAACGCGGGCTTTATTCGGAACGGACGGAGGCCACCCGCTTGCTTGGCGCGGACGCCACATCAAAAATGCTGGACGGGGCCAACAAGGCATTTAACACGCGGCCGCAGGAACTTATGCTTACGGCGCTTCTGCGGACTTTTCAAAAGCTCGGCGGCGGCGATTCGATGGCTGTGACCCTCGAAGGCCACGGCCGTGAAGGTATCTTGCCCGGCGCCGATGTGAGCGGAACAGCCGGGTGGTTCACATCCAAGTATCCGGTGGTGTTCACCTCACCGGATGGTGAAGATATCGCCTCGCAGATTAAAGCGGTGAAGGAAGCGGTGCGGCGGACGCCCCATGGCGGAGCCGGGTACGGTGTCGCCCGGTATATGGCGGGGCAAAGCCCGGACGGCGGAATGTGGAGCGACCCTGAAATCCTTTTCAACTACCTTGGCGGCTTTGAAGAGCTGGACAACGATCTTTTCGGCAGAGCGTTCGAGGATGTTGGGCCGCACGCCTCGCCGGATGCGCGGGTGGGATGCGGCATCGAGCTGGTCTCGTACGTCTCGCGGGGAAACCTGGAAATATCGGTGTATTGCGACGGCCCGTCTTACACGGAAGGTTTTGCGGGGCATTTCGCGGAACGGTATATCAGGGAGCTGGAATCGGTGGCGGAGTTTGCGCTGTCGATGGAGAATCCGCAGCTCACTCCGTCGGACATAGACTACGACGGGTTCGGCATCGCCCAACTCGACGAATTCATCAATAAGCTGTAGGCGGCGGGAACAATGGCCATAGAGAAGAGCAACATAAAGAACATTTATCCATTGACCCCCACGCAGGAGGGGATGCTTTTCCATGCGCTCATGGAAACGTCGCCGGAGGCGTATTTCAACCAGATCATATATACGCTGCGCGGTGATCTGGACGCCGACGCGTTCGAGAAAAGCTGGAACGAGATAATAAAGCGCCACGACACCCTGCGGACCCTGTTCACATACAGGAACACCGACAGGCCCCTGCAGGTGGTGCTGCGGGAACGGCCCTTGCGCGCCTCCATCCACGATCTTATCGGCCTGCCACAGGCGCAAAAGGAGCTTGCGGCGGAGGAGATACGCCGCGCGGACCTTGCAAAGCCTTTCGACCTGGAACAGGACATCCTGATGCGGCTATATGTGATC
Encoded proteins:
- a CDS encoding amino acid adenylation domain-containing protein yields the protein MKSAEDIIRELDGLGVKLRVEGEALRYKGPKGAITGRMREIIGGMKAEIMAAAARMADDILPPVINRERGEGEALPLSFAQLRLWFLYRMEGPSPTYNVPSAHRIKGKLDIGALTKSVNHIIARHEPLRMRFFEKDGEAYQAARPVMEIDIPVVRLAADSHDARMEQARRMASQEALRPFDLAADPLIRVSMVEISEDDRLLLITLHHIIADGWSATILTMELERLYDSYLNGASVNLPSLGVKYSDYCQWQKDVLVGERLDRQVAVWTEKLKGAPALHSLPLDRPRPALQSFKGESVYFTIGADLTGRLKAFCRQEGVSLFMATLAAFAAIVAKYGGKESMVIGVPAANRLRKELEPLIGLFVNTIPLRVEAGLALSFRELAARTREVTLDSFSGQQAPFEKLVDVLQPDRNMAYNPLTQLSFILQDKNMGTLKLGGIAIEPFPTECNTAKCDLTLTVQEGAAGLDCFIAYASDIFCRPFITGMARHYQNLIDRALGEPDRPVGQLDLMDGEERRLALTQWSGAAKCSRHDGPLAHEMIGQAAKRHPDAMAVSDGASSLTYAQLDARALAIAKSLAARGAGPDKIIGICLERSVDLIAAILGVWKAGGAYMPIDPDFPPARMKYMVENSGAVAVITSSTLEHAAVEAGAPLVFIDRAFKTSSEPVFIHSARPENLAYVIYTSGSTGQPKGVMIEHRSLRNLVHAVNKSIYEPYEGRLNVALLASEAFDASVKQIATALCLGHTLFVVDGATKRDDKALKEFFRKHRIDMTDCTPSLLSVMINAGIPGDVELRLKHIDVGGEALTKTLAANFHRRALGTGVTLTNAYGPAECCVDAANFNIDSFAPGERGIVPVGAPLQNVRIYILDGELAPVPPGVPGEICIAGEGVGRGYINNPALTAERFIGHGPLGEARLYRTGDIGRWSHDGMVEFIGRADGQVKVRGYRIELGEVEAALKSIPGVKSAAVAAVELEDETRRLEALLQVSSPVTPGGLRATLLETLPEYMVPSRFYVVDSISLNTSGKLDRGALAAMKKTALDSGEEFMAPRGQREEILAEVWRSVLGLDRVSIRDNFFTIGGDSIKALQIAARLRERNFEIAIRDLFSRPTIEGLEPLLKAVKPEVDGENSADGPVHLTPIQLWFFGQFGGNKAHFNQTLLLAAKERLDEAALRKALEAATGRHDALRSRFFGHDGKWTQEIGGTDRPFRLDVVDLTAEEHPAGALKKHASLLQAGIDMERGPLFNAAIYRLKDGDRLFMTCHHLVVDAVSWRFILEDLAAAYQQASKGMAPKLPPKPFPLKKWAAQLSASASSIAAGQMEHWSEVEAEAVKAPRLAPFKRGLYSERTEATRLLGADATSKMLDGANKAFNTRPQELMLTALLRTFQKLGGGDSMAVTLEGHGREGILPGADVSGTAGWFTSKYPVVFTSPDGEDIASQIKAVKEAVRRTPHGGAGYGVARYMAGQSPDGGMWSDPEILFNYLGGFEELDNDLFGRAFEDVGPHASPDARVGCGIELVSYVSRGNLEISVYCDGPSYTEGFAGHFAERYIRELESVAEFALSMENPQLTPSDIDYDGFGIAQLDEFINKL